AGCTGCAATGAGGAATTTTGAACCTGTTGCTGTTGCTGCTTCGAAGAGTGGGTACACTGAAGAACCGAGTTCTGCAGCTGGGATAAGACCTGAACATAAGTAGAGGGTCATACCAGAACCGAGAAGAAGGGTTATCATGCCTGCTTGCTGTCCAAGAGGAACTGCTCTTGTTGGATGTTTACATTCTTCTGCACACATTGCTGCTCCTTCGATACCAAGGTAGAACCAGGGACCAAATTGCAGAGCCGCAAAAATACCGATAAAACCGTTAGGCATAGCTCCTGATATGAGATATTCCGGATGCCATGTGCCGGCAAATCCGGTTATGTTGGCGAAGAAGAAAACAATAATAGCTATCAATGCAGTGAATGTGAGTGCAAAGTTAAGATTAAGAGCAGCCACGACTCCACGATAGTTCATAAATGTTAAGAATGCGATGATTAGCAAAGTAACCGGGAATGTTTGTATTTCCGGGAAGATCGAATTTGTGATGGATGCAACGACAATAGCGTCAGCAGCTTCCAGGGCAATGAATTCCATATATACTGCAAGGCCCACAAGTGCAGCTGCACCGGGTCCTACGAATAATCTTGCCCAATCATAAGGTCCGCCTGCAAGTTTAGTTGATGATCCTAGTTCACTAGCGCATAAAGAAACCATTACAAACATGGTACCTGCAACCAACAATGCAAAGAGTGAACCAAGTATTCCACCTTTTGCAACTGTGAAGTTCCAACCCATGTATTCGCCTACCAGAACAATGCCAACTCCAAGCGCCCATACGTGATAGGGCCGGAGTGTCTTTACGACACCATGTTCCGAATTTGTATTTCCAGAC
The DNA window shown above is from Methanococcoides methylutens and carries:
- a CDS encoding APC family permease; this encodes MSGNTNSEHGVVKTLRPYHVWALGVGIVLVGEYMGWNFTVAKGGILGSLFALLVAGTMFVMVSLCASELGSSTKLAGGPYDWARLFVGPGAAALVGLAVYMEFIALEAADAIVVASITNSIFPEIQTFPVTLLIIAFLTFMNYRGVVAALNLNFALTFTALIAIIVFFFANITGFAGTWHPEYLISGAMPNGFIGIFAALQFGPWFYLGIEGAAMCAEECKHPTRAVPLGQQAGMITLLLGSGMTLYLCSGLIPAAELGSSVYPLFEAATATGSKFLIAALGIGTLFTCLASANGTVCDASRSWFALSRDKFLTNWFADVHPRYSTPYRAVIFTMPIAIAFAFSGFLDQVITFSIISGLICYVMIPFSLIRFRKLFPEHSQKVRPFVGPLQPTIAYITIFLAIVIMSTLNWGYNYNLIFGLLFYVIAYFYFSWRYKSIEISHDWGEDLGWPEPAHRR